A genome region from Acipenser ruthenus chromosome 29, fAciRut3.2 maternal haplotype, whole genome shotgun sequence includes the following:
- the LOC117417000 gene encoding transcription factor Sox-18A-like — MNISESSYRREENSQPRGDCSWVGAHSPGCDPGLGFDQTLVGDPGSVAAAEGRTASPESRFGLGTAPGSLEGKSGEESRIRRPMNAFMVWAKDERKRLALQNPDLHNAVLSKMLGQSWKALSSIEKRPFVEEAERLRVQHLQDHPNYKYRPRRKKQAKKIKRMEPNLLFHSLSQTCGGENFTMNHHNGSHHQLPPLTHFRDLHPMGSELESYGLPTPEMSPLDVLEESDPVFFPPHMHEDLNLVPWINYHNHNHQHHHPQHHSQKSSECRQEKAHITRAEVTHISFSPSPEVIKNPHTRSVYYNQLYSGAQPSFSGHLGQLSPPPEAHQVDNLEHSEFWTEMDRNEFDQYLNMSRTRLDGPGQTYNVSLSKVTPRHVSCEDSPLISALSDASNAVYYSTCITG; from the exons ATGAATATATCTGAGTCTAGTTATCGTAGAGAGGAGAATTCTCAGCCCAGGGGCGACTGTTCATGGGTTGGAGCCCATAGCCCAGGCTGTGATCCCGGGCTTGGGTTCGACCAGACACTAGTGGGAGATCCAGGTTCTGTTGCTGCCGCTGAGGGCCGGACGGCCAGCCCGGAGTCCAGGTTTGGATTAGGTACGGCTCCAGGAAGCTTGGAGGGGAAATCCGGAGAAGAATCTAGGATTCGACGGCCCATGAATGCCTTCATGGTCTGGGCTAAAGACGAAAGGAAACGACTGGCTCTGCAAAACCCTGATCTGCACAATGCAGTCCTGAGCAAAATGTtag GGCAGTCCTGGAAAGCTCTGAGTTCGATTGAAAAACGTCCATTTGTGGAAGAAGCAGAGAGGCTGCGAGTCCAGCATCTCCAAGATCACCCCAATTACAAATACCGCCCAAGAAGAAAGAAGCAAGCCAAGAAAATCAAACGGATGGAACCAAACCTCCTTTTCCACAGCCTTTCCCAGACTTGCGGTGGTGAAAACTTCACTATGAATCACCACAATGGGAGCCACCACCAACTGCCTCCCCTTACCCACTTCAGAGACCTTCACCCCATGGGCTCTGAGCTTGAGAGCTACGGACTGCCAACCCCTGAGATGTCTCCTCTGGACGTGCTGGAGGAGAGTGATCCAGTCTTCTTCCCGCCACACATGCATGAAGACTTGAACCTGGTGCCCTGGATTAActaccacaaccacaaccaccagCACCACCACCCGCAACACCACTCCCAGAAATCATCAGAGTGCCGTCAGGAGAAGGCACACATTACGAGAGCTGAAGTGACACACATCTCCTTCTCCCCAAGCCCTGAGGTCATAAAGAACCCTCACACTCGCAGTGTCTACTACAACCAGTTATATTCAGGAGCCCAGCCCAGTTTCTCAGGCCATCTCGGCCAGCTCTCACCTCCACCAGAGGCTCACCAGGTGGACAATTTGGAGCACTCGGAGTTCTGGACAGAAATGGACCGCAATGAGTTTGACCAGTACCTCAACATGAGCAGGACTCGTCTTGATGGCCCGGGACAGACGTACAACGTCTCTTTGTCCAAGGTGACTCCTAGACACGTATCTTGCGAGGACAGCCCTTTGATATCTGCTTTGTCGGATGCCAGCAATGCTGTGTACTACAGCACTTGCATCACAGGGTAA